In Chitinibacter sp. SCUT-21, a single genomic region encodes these proteins:
- a CDS encoding GspE/PulE family protein, translated as MTENLHSDHLAQLRRLVCLLYPDKDQAAELATVGSIASFWRSLAHATENDLVSLHSAVAKHLGMECVTALEPEPDVLVTIPSSKARESQILPLYREEDQLVVAVANPCDEDVIDFLRFGVEGRVKMVMALPEDLESAIQFAYARSTIEGGNYFTGSLVITSEVMDFTSDQSLVKLAKELIRETIRLKASDLHIQPFLGGGAIRVRVDGVMHRIALLPAEVYEPLCRYFKALASMDPTNERIPQDGRIALQHNQLEFDLRVSSLPARDGERIVVRFLEQNKSIQLSSCGFAIAEMQSIRKMANQRSGLILITGPTGSGKTSTLAALLRELNTVQRTIITVENPVEYVIPGISQVDVNDKAGLTFASALRSALRQDPDVLLIGEIRDEETAAIALQASMTGHLVFSTLHTNDAWSAIDRLVDLGCKPALLAEALSGIVAQRLTRRLCKHCQKPVQAPLSVEEQEFERITGITPPFRPVGCPECNFSGYRGRFPISEIIEITGKIRQQIARGGTELTQRPEISLSSLNSMSTSAMNHIATGHTTVDEAISVLGQHFWLDLAQLHSAPPPDVIYTDLSSGKTMAAGVLVISRTPSTELSSQLENAGFSVFCAPTARDACQLLKSNNSIVMLLGDIGDDTPEESLILIMQDALRHLAWSRLPAITLLPPALEHCTESWRANGIHIPYLSKPIVIGELEHRIRKALGNFNGIGT; from the coding sequence GTGACTGAAAACTTGCATAGTGACCATTTGGCTCAGCTTCGCCGTCTAGTTTGCCTACTCTACCCCGACAAAGATCAAGCGGCTGAGTTAGCGACAGTAGGCAGTATTGCTAGCTTCTGGCGTAGCTTGGCACACGCCACGGAAAACGATCTCGTCAGTCTGCATTCCGCTGTCGCTAAACATCTGGGAATGGAATGCGTGACGGCGCTTGAACCTGAACCGGATGTACTCGTCACCATCCCATCTAGCAAAGCCAGAGAAAGCCAAATTTTGCCGCTCTACCGTGAGGAAGACCAGCTGGTTGTTGCTGTCGCCAATCCTTGCGATGAGGATGTGATTGATTTTTTACGATTTGGCGTCGAAGGTCGCGTCAAAATGGTCATGGCGCTCCCAGAAGACCTTGAAAGCGCGATTCAGTTTGCCTATGCCCGAAGCACAATTGAAGGCGGAAATTATTTTACTGGCTCGCTGGTGATTACCAGTGAGGTCATGGATTTCACCAGCGACCAATCGTTAGTCAAATTGGCTAAAGAGTTGATTCGCGAAACGATCCGCCTGAAAGCATCGGATCTACACATCCAGCCTTTTTTGGGCGGAGGCGCAATTCGTGTGCGAGTCGATGGCGTGATGCACCGTATCGCCTTATTACCGGCAGAGGTTTATGAACCCTTATGCCGCTATTTTAAAGCATTGGCCAGCATGGATCCGACCAATGAGCGCATTCCGCAAGATGGCCGAATTGCACTACAGCATAATCAGCTCGAGTTTGATTTACGAGTTTCCTCCCTGCCGGCACGAGACGGCGAGCGCATTGTTGTGCGCTTTCTTGAGCAAAATAAAAGTATTCAATTAAGTAGTTGTGGCTTTGCCATCGCTGAAATGCAGAGTATTCGCAAAATGGCCAATCAGCGTTCCGGGCTCATTTTGATTACGGGACCAACTGGATCGGGCAAGACCTCAACCCTGGCGGCTTTACTACGTGAACTCAACACAGTTCAGCGAACCATTATTACGGTGGAAAATCCGGTGGAGTATGTTATTCCGGGCATTTCGCAAGTCGACGTCAATGACAAGGCGGGCCTCACTTTTGCCAGCGCGCTGCGCAGCGCTTTAAGGCAAGACCCAGATGTTTTGCTGATCGGCGAAATTCGGGACGAAGAAACTGCGGCAATCGCTTTGCAAGCCTCAATGACGGGGCATTTAGTATTTTCAACTTTGCATACCAATGATGCTTGGTCGGCGATCGATCGATTGGTTGACTTGGGCTGCAAGCCTGCTTTGCTCGCCGAAGCACTCAGTGGCATTGTGGCGCAACGCTTGACCCGTCGCTTATGTAAACACTGTCAAAAACCGGTACAAGCGCCCCTCAGTGTAGAAGAACAAGAATTTGAACGCATCACGGGCATCACGCCTCCATTTCGCCCCGTGGGCTGCCCTGAGTGTAATTTCAGCGGTTATCGCGGCAGATTTCCAATCAGCGAAATTATTGAGATCACAGGGAAGATTCGTCAGCAAATTGCCCGTGGGGGCACCGAATTAACCCAACGGCCCGAAATTAGTTTGTCATCACTCAATTCAATGTCCACCTCAGCCATGAATCATATCGCCACAGGGCACACAACCGTTGATGAGGCCATTTCGGTACTTGGGCAGCATTTTTGGTTAGATCTCGCACAGTTACACAGCGCCCCTCCACCGGATGTGATTTACACAGATTTATCATCGGGAAAAACTATGGCTGCAGGTGTACTAGTGATTAGCCGCACACCGTCAACCGAACTTAGTTCACAACTTGAAAATGCCGGATTTAGCGTGTTTTGTGCACCGACTGCACGTGATGCCTGCCAATTACTGAAAAGCAATAACAGTATTGTGATGTTATTGGGAGATATTGGTGATGACACTCCTGAAGAGAGTTTGATTTTAATCATGCAAGATGCTCTGCGTCATTTAGCCTGGAGTAGGCTGCCCGCCATCACCCTACTCCCTCCTGCTTTAGAGCATTGCACCGAATCTTGGCGAGCCAATGGCATTCATATTCCATACCTAAGCAAACCAATTGTGATTGGTGAGTTAGAGCACCGCATCCGCAAGGCATTAGGTAACTTTAATGGGATAGGCACATAA